One Lebetimonas natsushimae DNA segment encodes these proteins:
- the aspS gene encoding aspartate--tRNA ligase, which translates to MRSHYCAELNEMNVGEEVELVGWVNSHRDHGGVIFIDLRDRTGLIQIVADPADSVEAHKVAEQVKDEYVIKVKGKVRLRGEGLENPKLKTGKIEVVAETLEIENTCEVLPFQIGDKSVNEELRLKYRYLDLRDPDNLETFILRSKVTKAIRDYFDKVGFIDVETPILTKSTPEGARDYLVPSRVHPGKFYALPQSPQLFKQILMVAGFDKYYQIAKCFRDEDLRADRQPEFTQVDVEMSFVTQDNVINTIEGMIKEAFAVAGIDVNLPIERITYNEAMEKYGSDKPDLRYDLAMVDVIDEFVDSNNEIFSNIAKDKVKNRFKALKVPGGDNFYSRKKLKELENFVRKFGAAGLAYIQVKEEGLKGPILKFMSEKSLNSLINKLKPEVGDIIFFGAGDKKTVLDYMGRLRAKIAKEMNLYNEKDYKFVWVVDFPMFEKDENGNPTPLHHPFTMPNMETWDEENFENIKSVAYDLVLNGYEIGGGSIRIHKEEIQKKVFKLLGINEIEAREKFGFLLDALKFGAPPHGGFALGLDRVIMLMRHTDNIRDVIAFPKTQKAQCLLTEAPSEVETSQLKELHIRINKPRND; encoded by the coding sequence ATGAGAAGTCACTACTGTGCCGAACTTAATGAAATGAATGTTGGAGAAGAAGTAGAGTTGGTCGGATGGGTAAATTCCCACAGGGACCACGGGGGAGTTATTTTTATAGACCTTAGAGATAGAACCGGACTTATTCAAATAGTAGCAGACCCTGCCGACAGCGTTGAGGCTCATAAAGTTGCTGAACAAGTAAAAGACGAATATGTTATTAAAGTTAAAGGAAAAGTTAGACTTAGAGGCGAAGGACTTGAAAATCCAAAATTAAAAACAGGTAAAATTGAAGTTGTGGCAGAGACACTTGAAATTGAAAACACCTGTGAAGTTTTGCCTTTTCAAATCGGAGACAAAAGTGTAAATGAAGAATTAAGACTAAAATATAGATATTTAGATTTAAGAGACCCTGACAATCTTGAAACTTTTATTTTAAGAAGTAAAGTTACAAAGGCGATTAGGGATTATTTTGACAAAGTAGGATTTATTGATGTGGAAACTCCGATTCTTACTAAATCCACACCTGAGGGTGCAAGAGATTATTTGGTACCAAGCAGAGTTCACCCAGGCAAATTTTATGCCCTTCCTCAATCCCCTCAGCTTTTCAAACAGATTTTAATGGTGGCCGGATTTGACAAATATTACCAAATTGCAAAATGTTTCAGAGATGAAGACCTAAGGGCTGACAGACAGCCGGAATTTACTCAGGTTGATGTTGAGATGAGCTTTGTAACTCAGGATAATGTAATTAATACAATTGAAGGTATGATAAAAGAGGCTTTTGCGGTAGCCGGAATTGATGTAAACTTACCGATTGAAAGAATAACATATAATGAAGCAATGGAAAAATACGGAAGTGATAAACCTGATTTAAGATATGATTTGGCAATGGTAGATGTAATTGATGAATTTGTGGATTCAAATAATGAAATATTTAGCAATATTGCAAAAGATAAAGTTAAAAACAGATTTAAAGCTTTAAAAGTTCCGGGTGGAGATAATTTCTATTCAAGAAAAAAACTAAAAGAACTTGAAAATTTTGTCAGAAAATTCGGAGCGGCAGGACTTGCTTATATTCAGGTAAAAGAAGAAGGACTTAAGGGACCAATTCTTAAATTTATGAGTGAAAAATCTCTTAATAGTTTAATTAATAAACTTAAACCAGAAGTTGGTGATATTATTTTCTTTGGTGCAGGAGATAAAAAAACGGTTCTTGATTATATGGGAAGACTAAGAGCAAAAATTGCAAAAGAAATGAATTTATATAACGAAAAAGATTACAAATTTGTATGGGTTGTGGATTTTCCTATGTTTGAAAAAGATGAAAACGGAAACCCTACCCCACTGCATCATCCGTTTACAATGCCAAATATGGAAACTTGGGATGAAGAAAATTTTGAAAATATAAAATCAGTGGCTTACGATTTGGTTCTAAACGGATATGAAATCGGCGGCGGAAGTATCCGTATCCATAAAGAAGAAATTCAAAAGAAAGTATTTAAACTTCTTGGAATCAATGAAATTGAAGCAAGGGAAAAATTTGGATTCTTACTTGATGCCCTAAAATTTGGGGCACCTCCTCACGGTGGTTTTGCACTTGGGCTTGACAGGGTTATAATGCTAATGAGACATACAGACAACATAAGAGACGTAATAGCGTTTCCTAAAACTCAGAAAGCACAGTGTCTTCTTACAGAAGCGCCAAGTGAAGTTGAAACAAGTCAGTTAAAAGAACTGCACATAAGAATAAACAAACCGAGAAATGACTAA
- a CDS encoding mechanosensitive ion channel family protein → MKDIYFLVAFVLFNILAIYSVKFLKFFIFKHRKNIFFRLFYSRIKKIGIPLLLLIDGNFIIYFINNEKQKEFYFYFNILVLGWLFYEIIKYIIYVIIALKLSHKDKIRKEVFNLAIHFTKLFIVLIIFISILSHLGVNFTAIITSLGIGGAIIGLAAKSTLENFFDSIRIISEDAFHQGDWIETKDFEGMVADVGFTSTQVRTFDNALITVPNTLLANSWIKNYSRRVIGRRIKFHLKIKYTTNTPEINRVIQEIRKMLEKHPGIVTDKKIENRFKKTIFKNALFSIEDKYGIRKTLLVYLDEFDEYSMNILVYAYSISVDWEEWLRVKQDVYMKILKIIENSKLELAYPTEEIYINRGKELWKN, encoded by the coding sequence ATGAAAGATATATATTTTTTAGTTGCTTTTGTTTTATTTAATATTTTGGCAATTTACAGTGTCAAATTTTTAAAATTTTTTATATTTAAACACAGAAAAAATATTTTTTTCAGACTTTTTTATTCCAGAATAAAAAAAATAGGAATCCCTCTTTTACTTTTAATTGACGGTAATTTTATAATATATTTTATTAACAATGAAAAACAAAAAGAATTTTATTTTTATTTTAATATATTAGTTTTAGGCTGGCTTTTTTATGAAATTATCAAATATATTATTTATGTAATTATCGCATTAAAACTCTCTCATAAAGACAAAATAAGAAAAGAAGTTTTTAATCTGGCCATTCATTTTACAAAATTATTTATTGTATTAATAATTTTTATATCAATTCTTTCACATTTAGGAGTTAATTTCACTGCTATTATTACATCTTTAGGAATAGGCGGTGCAATTATCGGTCTTGCCGCAAAAAGCACATTGGAGAATTTTTTTGATTCAATAAGAATAATCAGTGAAGATGCTTTTCATCAGGGGGATTGGATAGAAACTAAAGATTTTGAGGGAATGGTTGCAGATGTCGGGTTTACTTCTACTCAAGTAAGAACTTTTGATAATGCGTTAATAACAGTACCCAATACGCTTCTTGCCAACAGCTGGATAAAAAATTATTCAAGAAGGGTAATAGGCAGGAGAATAAAATTTCATCTCAAAATAAAATATACCACAAATACGCCGGAAATTAACAGGGTTATTCAAGAAATTAGGAAAATGTTAGAAAAACATCCGGGAATTGTTACTGATAAAAAAATTGAAAACAGGTTTAAAAAAACTATTTTTAAAAATGCACTTTTTTCTATTGAAGATAAATATGGAATAAGAAAAACACTTTTGGTTTATCTGGACGAATTTGATGAATATTCAATGAATATTTTGGTTTATGCATATTCAATAAGTGTGGACTGGGAGGAATGGCTAAGGGTAAAACAGGATGTTTATATGAAAATTTTAAAAATAATTGAAAATTCAAAACTAGAACTAGCTTATCCAACAGAAGAGATTTATATTAATAGGGGAAAGGAATTATGGAAAAATTGA
- a CDS encoding CHAD domain-containing protein codes for MEKLIEKYKKKEKPEILHKLRVNARKELSKLQKEGKTDIGLENLLKNSSKLRDSDVLMNICESKKIKKFLKKRHKKLRKKFLKFLDGFKSEIINIEPEKKVDIQNCLKILSDSFLDKDDKTLHKIRIEVKKCRYTHPEYEDVLKLIQDNLGKAHDYYNCEKLRKKFNKNSDKVIKKKKKFIKKAEKVRKILINDIFSI; via the coding sequence ATGGAAAAATTGATTGAAAAATACAAAAAAAAAGAAAAACCTGAAATTTTGCATAAATTAAGGGTAAATGCCAGAAAAGAACTATCTAAATTACAAAAAGAAGGTAAAACCGACATCGGACTTGAAAATTTACTTAAAAATTCTTCAAAATTAAGAGATAGTGATGTACTTATGAATATTTGTGAAAGTAAAAAAATAAAAAAATTTCTAAAAAAAAGGCATAAAAAATTAAGAAAAAAATTTTTGAAATTTTTAGACGGTTTTAAAAGTGAAATTATTAATATTGAACCTGAAAAGAAAGTAGATATTCAAAACTGTCTAAAAATATTAAGTGATTCTTTTTTAGATAAAGACGATAAAACACTTCATAAAATAAGAATAGAAGTTAAAAAATGCAGATATACCCATCCCGAATATGAAGATGTTTTAAAATTAATTCAGGATAATCTGGGAAAGGCACATGATTATTATAACTGTGAGAAATTAAGAAAAAAATTTAATAAAAATAGTGATAAAGTAATTAAAAAGAAAAAGAAATTTATAAAAAAAGCGGAAAAAGTAAGAAAAATTTTAATAAATGATATTTTTTCTATTTAA
- a CDS encoding bacterioferritin: MDRTKSIELLNKAVAEELSAIHQYMYFHFVLDDLGYDLLAGIFKKTAIEEMLHTERYAERILFLGGEIEMKPAHEVEHIKDPKEMLKWAMKSEEEAIDMYNDFALECANAKDSGTKQLFESIIADEERHFDGFETEFENLQKFGDRYLAQQAMERSKKMGMQTPTE; this comes from the coding sequence ATGGACAGAACTAAATCAATTGAATTATTAAATAAAGCGGTTGCAGAAGAGCTAAGCGCAATTCATCAATATATGTATTTTCATTTTGTTTTAGATGATTTGGGATATGACTTACTTGCAGGAATATTTAAAAAAACGGCTATTGAAGAAATGCTGCATACTGAAAGATATGCTGAGAGAATTTTATTTTTAGGCGGTGAAATTGAAATGAAACCAGCCCACGAGGTTGAGCATATAAAAGACCCAAAAGAGATGTTAAAATGGGCAATGAAAAGTGAAGAAGAGGCAATTGATATGTATAATGATTTTGCACTAGAATGTGCCAATGCAAAAGATTCAGGTACAAAACAGCTTTTTGAAAGTATAATTGCCGATGAAGAGAGACATTTTGACGGGTTTGAAACTGAATTTGAAAACCTTCAGAAATTTGGAGACAGATACTTAGCCCAACAGGCAATGGAAAGAAGCAAAAAAATGGGAATGCAAACACCTACAGAATAA
- a CDS encoding NAD(+)/NADH kinase: MKAGFILKPKNTIEIKDEFLKIKEIFEKYNIEVLLDAISARALGLRGVDFEDLCKSVDFIVALGGDGTLISVTRRAYKFDKPVFGINLGNLGFLTDINPDNVEEFLKKFLKGEYRIDERMVIEIVYNEKKLYAFNDVVISKDIISSMINIQIDTNESFLNTYRGDGLIISTPTGSTAYNLSAGGPVVYPLTESFIITPICPHSLTQRPLVIPSNFVLEAKVKENFSKLILDGQEIYDLNDKITIKKAQKPAKLIHRIERNYFDVLREKLHWGER; this comes from the coding sequence TTGAAAGCGGGATTTATTTTAAAGCCAAAAAACACAATTGAAATTAAAGATGAGTTTTTAAAAATTAAAGAAATTTTTGAAAAATATAATATTGAAGTTTTGCTGGATGCCATTTCAGCCAGGGCTTTAGGCCTTAGAGGAGTTGATTTTGAAGATTTATGTAAAAGTGTTGATTTTATTGTGGCCCTTGGAGGAGATGGAACTTTAATTTCTGTAACAAGGAGGGCATATAAATTTGATAAACCGGTTTTTGGAATAAATCTTGGAAATTTAGGATTTTTAACGGATATCAATCCTGATAATGTGGAGGAATTTTTAAAAAAATTTTTAAAGGGAGAATACAGAATAGATGAAAGAATGGTTATAGAAATTGTTTATAACGAAAAAAAATTATATGCTTTTAATGATGTTGTTATCAGTAAAGATATAATATCATCAATGATAAATATTCAGATAGATACAAATGAAAGTTTTTTAAATACATACAGAGGTGACGGACTTATAATTTCTACTCCGACCGGTTCTACGGCATATAATTTAAGTGCGGGAGGACCTGTTGTTTATCCTTTGACAGAAAGTTTTATTATAACTCCCATCTGTCCCCATTCTCTAACACAAAGACCTCTGGTGATTCCCAGTAATTTTGTGCTTGAGGCGAAAGTTAAGGAAAATTTTTCAAAACTGATACTTGACGGGCAGGAGATTTATGACTTAAACGATAAAATTACCATAAAAAAAGCGCAAAAGCCAGCAAAACTTATTCATAGGATAGAGCGAAATTATTTTGACGTTTTAAGAGAGAAACTTCATTGGGGAGAGAGATAG
- a CDS encoding AAA family ATPase encodes MIERVYIKDFVTFEEVELEFNEVELEFSKGLIVFTGPSGAGKSVLMRGILSIFGYFDVNAALSEAVVDANIDLEKYGIESDEVIIFKQIKKNKNRYFINNQAVSKKTIKEIAANFLDYLSLRQIKEFENENILNVLDKIVRKKDYYVKLNEYKKLFYEYKKLQNKLNGILKEEKEAKEKKEFLKYELEKIESISPKIGEFEELMKIKKDLSKVEKIKEKANEAQKIFDFEHEVYELLEMIEEDSEFFSNTMNELRILIDKANEKASFLENVDIEEVLDRLSELQELIRRFGSIEESLKYYEEKKEELNRLENLSFEKEEIIKKINSLKENLNSLADFITQKRKEAGKKLEEKINYFLKKLYMPSAEIVFKEIELNEYGKDKIEIIINDIDINTISTGEFNRLRVALLASKLEYETNEKSLFLDEIDANLSGEESMSVAEVLKYLSSKYQIFAISHQPQLASKANKHFLVTKKDNKSYVKELNKDERVEEIARIIGGKEKSEKAVEYAKELLKGARG; translated from the coding sequence GTGATTGAAAGGGTTTATATAAAAGATTTTGTAACTTTTGAAGAGGTTGAACTTGAATTTAATGAAGTTGAGCTTGAATTTTCAAAAGGTCTTATTGTTTTTACAGGTCCCAGCGGTGCGGGAAAATCTGTTTTGATGAGGGGAATTCTTTCAATTTTTGGATATTTTGATGTCAATGCGGCTCTTTCCGAGGCTGTGGTAGATGCCAATATTGATTTGGAAAAATACGGTATCGAAAGTGATGAGGTGATAATTTTTAAACAGATTAAAAAAAATAAAAACAGGTATTTTATAAATAATCAGGCTGTAAGTAAAAAAACTATAAAAGAAATTGCGGCTAATTTTTTGGATTATTTGTCTTTGCGTCAAATTAAAGAGTTTGAAAACGAAAATATTTTAAATGTATTGGATAAAATAGTTAGAAAGAAAGATTATTATGTTAAGTTAAATGAATACAAAAAACTTTTTTATGAATATAAAAAACTTCAAAACAAATTAAACGGAATTTTAAAAGAGGAAAAAGAGGCAAAAGAAAAAAAAGAATTTTTAAAATACGAACTTGAAAAAATAGAAAGTATTTCTCCAAAAATCGGTGAATTTGAAGAACTTATGAAAATAAAGAAAGATTTAAGCAAAGTTGAAAAAATTAAAGAAAAAGCAAATGAAGCCCAAAAAATCTTTGATTTTGAACATGAGGTCTATGAGCTTTTGGAAATGATAGAAGAAGACAGTGAATTTTTTTCCAATACAATGAATGAACTTAGAATTCTTATAGATAAAGCAAATGAAAAAGCTTCTTTTTTAGAAAACGTTGATATTGAAGAAGTGCTTGACAGACTCTCAGAACTCCAAGAACTTATAAGAAGATTTGGAAGTATAGAAGAGAGTCTTAAATATTATGAAGAAAAAAAAGAGGAATTAAACAGACTTGAGAATTTGTCATTTGAAAAAGAGGAAATAATAAAAAAAATAAACTCTTTAAAAGAAAATTTAAACAGTCTTGCTGATTTTATAACTCAAAAAAGAAAAGAGGCTGGTAAAAAACTTGAGGAAAAAATAAATTATTTTTTAAAGAAACTTTATATGCCAAGTGCTGAAATTGTTTTTAAAGAGATTGAATTAAACGAATATGGAAAAGATAAAATTGAAATCATTATAAACGATATAGATATCAATACAATTTCAACCGGAGAATTTAACAGATTAAGAGTAGCACTTTTGGCGAGTAAACTTGAATATGAAACAAATGAAAAAAGTCTTTTTTTAGATGAAATAGATGCAAATCTTAGCGGTGAGGAAAGTATGAGTGTAGCCGAAGTGCTTAAATATCTTTCTTCCAAATATCAAATATTTGCCATATCTCACCAGCCTCAGCTTGCAAGCAAAGCAAATAAACATTTTTTGGTTACTAAAAAAGATAATAAAAGTTATGTTAAAGAACTTAATAAGGATGAAAGAGTTGAAGAAATTGCAAGAATTATAGGCGGAAAGGAAAAAAGTGAAAAAGCAGTGGAATATGCTAAAGAATTATTAAAGGGTGCGCGTGGATAG
- a CDS encoding molybdopterin-dependent oxidoreductase codes for MFCPLDCWDACQCKINNGKWKIVGEGITPFLCWKLNNYFKFSSERFPKYNGKNIMLNEALNKLTNILKTIKSNKVLFIKGSGHMGLMQNVTKLFFEKYGATFAVGSTCDGIGEKGIINSRGKSLILPTWIIKNAKNIIIWGRNPYVTNIHLLSLIKDKFTVTIDTVKTKTAKNSNFFIQVKPNSDYYLAILLSQMVIEKKLLKRADGINFEKFKEIVFSYKKEDLIKKSGVSIKNVERLLEIILNGAVVLTGLGVSKCRECYKTTWAIDSLFFMLDYFGKEDRGVAYLGSSSFEINNPFAISHKNKVALFDVNLDDYDVVFIQGANPLVSFVNRDEWEKLKGKKVIVFGKYYDETAKIATLFIPTKDFYEKNDARGSYFHEYVLIMDNVKCKMENENKISEYELARYLFNEFGFDGLKEEDEYIKEILNADLEKINDGVYRKKVFDKPPYSEGFYTEDKKFHFLTQKFEREEKEFEIVTVKEAKALNSQFKRDENIYLNPYSKIIMLNWAKQNFDSKLIKYDKNLPKNIIYAKGGVTINKILKAEGENAYYEI; via the coding sequence TTGTTTTGTCCTCTTGATTGCTGGGATGCATGTCAGTGTAAAATTAATAATGGAAAATGGAAAATAGTTGGTGAAGGAATAACGCCTTTTCTTTGTTGGAAATTAAATAATTATTTTAAATTTTCTTCTGAAAGATTCCCCAAATACAATGGTAAAAATATTATGTTAAATGAAGCATTAAATAAACTTACAAATATTTTAAAAACAATAAAATCAAATAAAGTTTTGTTTATAAAAGGCTCCGGCCATATGGGATTAATGCAAAATGTTACAAAACTATTTTTTGAAAAGTACGGAGCCACTTTTGCAGTAGGCAGCACCTGTGACGGAATAGGGGAGAAGGGAATAATAAATTCAAGAGGAAAAAGTTTAATACTTCCGACATGGATTATAAAAAATGCCAAAAATATAATTATCTGGGGCAGAAATCCGTATGTTACAAATATTCATTTATTGTCTCTTATAAAAGATAAATTTACAGTTACTATCGATACAGTTAAAACAAAAACTGCTAAAAATTCAAATTTTTTTATTCAGGTAAAACCAAACAGTGATTATTATTTGGCTATTTTACTTTCTCAGATGGTTATAGAAAAAAAATTGCTTAAGAGAGCTGATGGAATAAATTTTGAAAAATTTAAAGAAATAGTTTTTTCATATAAGAAAGAAGATTTAATTAAAAAATCAGGAGTAAGTATAAAAAATGTTGAAAGATTATTGGAAATTATACTTAACGGGGCAGTTGTTTTAACAGGCCTTGGAGTTTCTAAATGCAGGGAATGTTATAAAACCACCTGGGCCATTGATTCACTTTTTTTTATGCTTGATTACTTTGGAAAAGAGGATAGGGGAGTCGCATATCTAGGCAGCAGCAGTTTTGAAATAAACAATCCTTTTGCAATTAGTCATAAAAATAAAGTAGCGTTGTTTGATGTCAATTTGGATGATTATGATGTTGTTTTTATCCAGGGTGCAAATCCACTTGTCAGTTTTGTAAACAGAGATGAATGGGAAAAACTAAAAGGAAAAAAAGTGATTGTATTTGGCAAATATTATGATGAAACGGCAAAAATTGCAACTCTTTTTATTCCTACAAAAGATTTTTATGAAAAAAATGATGCAAGGGGCAGTTATTTTCATGAATATGTTTTAATAATGGATAATGTAAAATGTAAAATGGAAAATGAAAATAAGATTAGTGAGTATGAGCTTGCAAGATATTTATTTAATGAATTTGGTTTTGACGGTTTAAAAGAAGAAGATGAATATATAAAAGAGATTTTAAATGCTGATTTAGAAAAGATAAATGATGGCGTCTACAGGAAAAAAGTATTTGATAAACCTCCATATAGTGAGGGATTTTATACAGAAGATAAAAAATTTCATTTTTTAACCCAAAAGTTTGAAAGAGAAGAAAAAGAGTTTGAAATAGTTACTGTAAAAGAAGCTAAAGCGTTAAATTCTCAGTTTAAAAGAGATGAAAATATTTATTTAAATCCTTATAGTAAAATTATTATGTTAAATTGGGCTAAACAAAATTTTGATTCTAAATTAATAAAATATGATAAAAATCTACCAAAAAATATAATTTATGCAAAAGGCGGTGTAACAATAAATAAAATATTAAAAGCAGAAGGAGAAAATGCATATTATGAAATTTAG
- a CDS encoding YchJ family protein, giving the protein MKFSKNSKCPCGSGKKYKDCCYKWHKINSAPNAMFLMKSRYSAYAIGNAEYIIKTTHPNSPHFEKNRNEWIKSIKEFSKSDFKKLEIIEFIDGEKEAFVEFKAYIDDYVMHEKSRFVKEEKWYYMKGI; this is encoded by the coding sequence ATGAAATTTAGCAAAAATTCAAAATGCCCATGCGGCAGTGGGAAAAAATATAAAGATTGCTGTTATAAATGGCATAAAATAAATTCAGCACCTAACGCAATGTTTTTGATGAAAAGCCGATACAGCGCTTATGCAATAGGAAATGCCGAATATATTATAAAAACCACTCATCCAAATTCTCCCCATTTTGAAAAAAATAGAAATGAATGGATAAAAAGCATTAAGGAATTTAGTAAAAGTGATTTTAAAAAGCTTGAGATAATTGAATTTATTGACGGTGAAAAAGAGGCATTCGTTGAATTTAAGGCTTATATTGATGATTATGTTATGCATGAAAAAAGCCGCTTTGTAAAAGAAGAGAAGTGGTATTATATGAAAGGAATTTAA
- a CDS encoding iron-sulfur cluster assembly protein, with the protein MEKKILEALKSVKHPAINLSLIDLGILQDIQIEDNKIKATLAWPFDLVPPAIKQMIAASIENAIKPFGMTFEYNEKLMNEDEKQRFLKLEHENWKGF; encoded by the coding sequence ATGGAAAAGAAAATTTTAGAAGCATTAAAATCAGTAAAACATCCTGCAATAAATCTCTCTTTAATAGATCTTGGAATTTTACAAGACATCCAAATTGAAGATAATAAAATAAAAGCTACACTTGCTTGGCCGTTTGATTTAGTACCGCCTGCCATTAAACAAATGATAGCAGCTTCTATTGAAAATGCCATTAAACCGTTTGGTATGACTTTTGAATATAATGAAAAACTTATGAACGAAGATGAAAAACAGAGATTTTTAAAATTGGAACACGAAAACTGGAAAGGATTTTAA